The window TTATTCCATAGAAATCCGCTTTATGTTCGTCGCATACAAAATACTTTGCCAAATTATCTCTTGTCTCTGAGTCATCATTCGAAGAATATCCAACTGGGATTTGTCTGtattccttttcctttataTATTGTTTAATATCTCTGATTGCAGCTTTTACAAAGGGAGAAGCAAATGTGTTATTCCGACTGTTGTTGACTTCATTACCTGCAAAGAAACCAAGAACATTGgtatatttattcattgCATCAACTACATTTTGGTATCTTGTTAATAATGTGACATCCCAGGTTGGTGTGTCTCTCACAATAGAAATATCAGGCTCCGCCAAATCCACTAGGACATAAATTCCTTCATTCGCTAAAGCATTCATACAATCATCGTGGTTTTTAAGGGGATCAATAGAGTAAACTCGAATGGTATTAATATGAAGCTTTTTTAGATAGTGTATATCTCTTAGACACGTCTTTGGATTGCTGAGAGGgtcaatatattttgtttcaaaaCTCTCCGTGGTGTCTTCTAATTCACTTAAACTGCGACTTGGTTGGTATGCAATTCCTTTCATAAAGAATTGTTCATCAGTATTGGAATAAAAAAACTTGTTGCCAATTACTTCAATCGTTGcaatatcattttccttctcaTTGGACAAACCACTTACTTCTAGGGCTAAAATTTTGAACACCAAAATTGTAAGTAAGAGTACGATTCCAAACATTGTGTTTTTAGTGTTTAACGTTGTCTTTCTTTCTAATAAACATTACTTTTCAAGATTTGTTGAAGTTAGTTCTACAAAACCCTCTTCATAGCGCCTGCCATTACACATTGcagtttcaatattttgtgACACGCTGACATAAGCAGCGTATATCCGCACAATTATTATTGCCAAGAGTATTGATCTCTCAAATATATAAGCCTACAGAGGGTATGAGGTTATGCACACCGCCAATTGTTCACTTACCCTTCGTAATCCGTGGTAGTTCGATATTACtcattaaataaaagaaaattgcATTAGCATAAAGAAaccattaatgaaataacTAAAATACATAGACCCTATATATACTGAACATAAATCgacaaataaaaataaatacaaATGAAACTTAGAACTCTATCAATATGTTTAAGACCCAGTTTggaaataaaaatgtttaaaacaaaaagaataatattttttcatacGAGGAAAAAGAGGTCACTCATTCGTTGAGATGAAATAACGTCAAAATATAGACTCTTCATTTTATCGTAGACCAAGTCTTTAAGGTAGGAGTAACTGTATAATAATGTCCTGAATATGTCGACATACTGTAACCAGTATCGTTATTACTTAGATTTCTTGgttggaaaagattatgGGCAACACCTGTTAGAGAGCCACCAATCACTTTAGGAACATGAGCAGAAGCAACAGCTGGGCCAATGATACATGCAGCGAAAATAACCAAAATTAAAAAGTAAAGACTGCAGTATTTCTTTACCATACGTTGACGCAGACGACTTTGcttcaatgaataaattggtGGACGGATTTGACGAGAAGGTTTTAACCAGAATAACATCATAGAGTGGAATTTATCAACACCTGGGATCAGTAAGAATGGCAATTGGCAGAGTAAGATAATATGGCCCAACACGAAATCAGCAGCAAACTCAGATAGTTCAATAACCTTGGCAGTTAATTCTCTTGATGGTTGAGTCCATGCCATCCAACCTAGTCCCTTACCATACCACTTACCAGTCCAGAAAGCAGTGTTAGAATGATCATTCTTGAATTCACGAGTCAACATGAAAACTGTCATCAAATGGAAAACGAATCTTTGGCATTGAATACAGGTAATAACACCAAGTAGCATTCTAGCGAAATTGAAACCTTCCAAAACCCACATAACAATAAAGAAGACAATGTGGACGACAACAGCAACACCATGTGCAATACCGGCCATAACAGAACCAGTCTTTTTACAACACATACCGAATAATGGACCAGAACAACATGACAAACCCATACAGAAGAACAAAACACCAACATCGACACCGATTGGTGCACATGtacaaataatgatacGCAAAACAGAGTTCACAGTATCATCTGGACCAGTTCTGACACCAGTTTGGGCATTGATAAAGGTAAAGGCAATGAAACACCCTGCGGCATAGATGGCACAAGGAACAACTTCAGCAAAGATAACATTCATTCTACGTGCTCTACTGGCATCACCAGCAGACTTTTCAGATTCGTCACCAATAACCTTGTGCTTGAAACCTGTAATTCTTGATCTTGACATTCTAACGTAGCCAATCCAAGAATTCTTATGGTACTTATTATTACCCCTAGATAACCATCTGATAAAATCTCTGTAATCTAGGAAGAAATCCTGCCATGAGAATTGATGTGGGTTGAAGATAAATGGTGAGAATAATAGAGATGACAAGGATGCCCAGAACCATAGTAGTGCGGCATTCCAATGAGCAACTGTACCAAAGAATAACATAAGCATCGATCTTGAACCCATGTAGATAGCTGAACCTGCAAATCTGGAGTATAGAATAGAGAAAGGAATACGTGCTGTTGCAAAACCACGACCAGTAGAAATATAACGAGCACCACCCACAGTTAAATCACTTAATAGAGCTGAGGAGTAAATTTGACCAGCAAACACTTCAAACATTGGGGACAAAGATAAGACATGACGGAAGAATCTCTGAGTTGCCTTCCAGATACCACGTTCGATTAATTCTTGGACAACAATAGGAACAAACGcaatgaagaagacgatgaagatAGATAACGTATAACGTCTAACCCAATCAATACAAGGTTCTAGATTGTAACAACCAATAGGGAACAATGGATCGGTAATTGGCTTATTTCTATCATAAATACAGATAATGGATTCATGTGCCAAGGCGTGTAAATTAACCAAAGTCAACATAAACATTTGTAACGAtaattgaatgaataaattattcaaatggaAACCTGGATGCGCATAGTAGAAAGTTAAGAAACGGTCAATTGGTAATTGAGTACCtaagtaataatattcacGAGATAACATTTGTTCACCCATACCGGCACCAATCTTTGTTGTGAAATTCAAAATGGTACCAAAACCTAAATCTCTACCCTTACCACATTGGTAATATTCACAATGCTTTATACGACCACCACGTAATAACGCGTTCATACCAGCGTAAATATCTTCATTCAAATGTAAACCCTTTTGAGCCTTGGAAACACCACCTCTAGTAGTCATGTAAGTTGCATTGATAAAATCCGGATGACCATAATGTAATTTACCACCAATTTGAGACAAAGTACGAGCAAATAACGTACCAAAAGTTTGTTCTTTACCTGCAGCAACATCACCAAGGACACCAGAATTTTCtgagaaaatatattctcTTGCACCAACAATGGCAACTGGGTGATTTGTGACTTGTTCTTCGTATTTCAAATCTGGAGCGTATGGATTAACTTGTTCAacattcaattcttcaaattcagcCAAAACAGATCTAATCTTCAAACATTCTTCTAAGTAGTTATCTTGATTGGCATCAATCAATTGGATATATTCACCTCtgtaaaaaattaaagcaTGATTTTGATTATCAGATTTACCATCACCTAAAATTGGATTACCAGATAATTGAACTCTAAATTTAGGACGTCTACGACCATTTTCTAGAATTTCACAATGACCATCGATTAAAGCGGAATAAATTCTTGGTTCTTCACCTTCATTTAATGGAGGTTCTTCATCCAAGTAAGCAATTTGTAAATCAGGATAAGCTCTTAGTAAGAATTCAgcattttccaattcatgAGGCTTGAACTTAGCCAATCTTTGCATGGAAACCAAGAATTTAAACTTTCTTCTAGCCATTTTTTCtaattccttttctaaACCTTCGGCATTACCACCAAAcatttgaacaatttctGGATTTTCAACACGGTATAACAATTTAATAGCTCTAGAGTAGTTCATGAAACCAGAAACAGTACGGTAAAGTGTTTGGAATCTCAAAGAAGCCCAAATACGGGTACGTAAAGTATATTCTGGGGCAGCAGACTTGAAACCAATACAGTAGAAAGGTAGATCATCAATTTGAGCTTTCAAACCACCATCCTTTTCACCATCGTCTTCATTCCCTTCGTAGGCGGCAGTTTCTTCAGCTAAGATCTTAGTATCCTTAACAAAACAATCCCATTCGACAGGAtgtaattgtttcaaatattctaacAAAGTAACTCTTGAAAATTGATCATCTTCACGAATAATTTCTCTCAAAGACAATAAGATTCTTTCAGCGTAATGAGGTGTCAAAACAGTAAAAGTTGGCATGTTATCAACAGGTAATGGTTCTGGAATTGGAGTAGACAATGATTGagcaaagaaagaaatacGACGTTCAGCTTCGGAGTTTCTTGGGAAATATTCAGTTTcgaaattattatcatccTGGGAAACGAAGAAAGTTGGAGCTCTCAAAGTTCTCTTACCTTCAATTTCAGATGGAACTTGATGGTataataatctttgaaCATGATCAATAGCCAATAGATGTTCTCTGTACATGGAGATAACAATAGCATTCCAGACTTGAGAAATTAGAACCTTAGGCTTATACTTAATTTCCATATCAGTTGTAGCCAAAATCTTAGAATAAATTCTCTTTGGCAATCTAGTAAAGATATTTCTC is drawn from Naumovozyma castellii chromosome 10, complete genome and contains these coding sequences:
- the FKS1 gene encoding 1,3-beta-D-glucan synthase (ancestral locus Anc_4.173), with the protein product MSYNDQNMNPDQDPYQDPNNGYYQDPNQVPQPQAYDEYGQPIYPSNEGYYDQYAQGQAPLPDGQNPNESYDQYYAQPPNFQQDGENFSDFSSYGPPGTPGYDSQYTPSQISYGEPSSSGASTPVYGNYDPNAIAMALPNDPYPAWTADSQSPATIEQIEDVFIDLTNRFGFQRDSMRNMFDHFMTLLDSRASRMSPDQALLSLHADYIGGDTANYKKWYFAAQLDMDDEVGFRNMNFGKLSRKAKKAKKKNKKAMEEADPEDTEATLNKIEGDTSLEAADFRWKAKMNALSPLERVRHIALYLLCWGEANQVRFTAECLCFIYKCALDYLDSPACQQRMEPMPEGDYLNRVITPLYRFLRNQVYEVSEGRYVKRERDHDEVIGYDDVNQLFWYPEGIAKIVFEDETKLIEVPTEERYLKLGDVVWDDVFFKTYKESRSWFHMITNFNRIWIMHVSIYWMYVAYSAPALYTHNYQQTLNNQPLAAYRWATAALGGSVACLIQLIATICEWSFVPRKWAGAQHLSRRFWFLCGIFAINLGPIIFVFAYDKDTVYSTATHVVAAVMFFVAVATVIFFSIMPLGGLFTPYLKKNTRRYVASQTFTASFAPLHGIDMWMSYFVWFTVFAAKYSESYYFLILSLRDPLRILATTTMRCTGEYWWGAKICKHQARISLGLMVATDFILFFLDTYLWYILVNTVFSVGKSFYLGISILTPWRNIFTRLPKRIYSKILATTDMEIKYKPKVLISQVWNAIVISMYREHLLAIDHVQRLLYHQVPSEIEGKRTLRAPTFFVSQDDNNFETEYFPRNSEAERRISFFAQSLSTPIPEPLPVDNMPTFTVLTPHYAERILLSLREIIREDDQFSRVTLLEYLKQLHPVEWDCFVKDTKILAEETAAYEGNEDDGEKDGGLKAQIDDLPFYCIGFKSAAPEYTLRTRIWASLRFQTLYRTVSGFMNYSRAIKLLYRVENPEIVQMFGGNAEGLEKELEKMARRKFKFLVSMQRLAKFKPHELENAEFLLRAYPDLQIAYLDEEPPLNEGEEPRIYSALIDGHCEILENGRRRPKFRVQLSGNPILGDGKSDNQNHALIFYRGEYIQLIDANQDNYLEECLKIRSVLAEFEELNVEQVNPYAPDLKYEEQVTNHPVAIVGAREYIFSENSGVLGDVAAGKEQTFGTLFARTLSQIGGKLHYGHPDFINATYMTTRGGVSKAQKGLHLNEDIYAGMNALLRGGRIKHCEYYQCGKGRDLGFGTILNFTTKIGAGMGEQMLSREYYYLGTQLPIDRFLTFYYAHPGFHLNNLFIQLSLQMFMLTLVNLHALAHESIICIYDRNKPITDPLFPIGCYNLEPCIDWVRRYTLSIFIVFFIAFVPIVVQELIERGIWKATQRFFRHVLSLSPMFEVFAGQIYSSALLSDLTVGGARYISTGRGFATARIPFSILYSRFAGSAIYMGSRSMLMLFFGTVAHWNAALLWFWASLSSLLFSPFIFNPHQFSWQDFFLDYRDFIRWLSRGNNKYHKNSWIGYVRMSRSRITGFKHKVIGDESEKSAGDASRARRMNVIFAEVVPCAIYAAGCFIAFTFINAQTGVRTGPDDTVNSVLRIIICTCAPIGVDVGVLFFCMGLSCCSGPLFGMCCKKTGSVMAGIAHGVAVVVHIVFFIVMWVLEGFNFARMLLGVITCIQCQRFVFHLMTVFMLTREFKNDHSNTAFWTGKWYGKGLGWMAWTQPSRELTAKVIELSEFAADFVLGHIILLCQLPFLLIPGVDKFHSMMLFWLKPSRQIRPPIYSLKQSRLRQRMVKKYCSLYFLILVIFAACIIGPAVASAHVPKVIGGSLTGVAHNLFQPRNLSNNDTGYSMSTYSGHYYTVTPTLKTWSTIK